In Thermococcus camini, a genomic segment contains:
- the pdxS gene encoding pyridoxal 5'-phosphate synthase lyase subunit PdxS, with amino-acid sequence MGKLHVIEAKGTDRLKKGFAKMVKGGVIMDVTNAEQARIAEEAGAVSVMALHMVPADIRRAGGVARMAPIEKIQEIMDAVTIPVMAKVRIGHVAEAKILEALGVDMIDESEVLTPSDPYFHIDKREFAVPFVCGARNLGEAVRRIWEGSAMIRTKGEAGTGNIVEAVRHVRLVAEGIRQIQAMTDEQVYAVAEKFAEPYLRLSLNVKEIAGLPTKVLENEPVYGHHTYHEIVDGLYKVLLEIKKLGRLPVVNFAAGGVATPPDAALMMQMGMDGVFVGSGIFKSSNPEKMARAIVEAVNHWDEPDVLAEISREIGEPMRGRDIEELEVRLEERGV; translated from the coding sequence ATGGGAAAGCTCCACGTTATAGAGGCCAAGGGTACGGACAGGCTCAAGAAAGGTTTCGCCAAGATGGTGAAGGGCGGCGTAATTATGGATGTCACAAACGCGGAGCAGGCCAGAATAGCCGAGGAAGCCGGTGCAGTTTCGGTTATGGCGCTCCACATGGTTCCCGCAGACATAAGAAGGGCCGGTGGCGTTGCCAGAATGGCCCCGATAGAGAAGATCCAAGAGATAATGGACGCGGTGACGATTCCAGTCATGGCGAAGGTCAGGATCGGCCACGTGGCAGAGGCCAAAATACTCGAGGCCCTCGGCGTTGATATGATAGACGAGAGCGAGGTTCTAACGCCTTCGGATCCCTATTTCCACATAGACAAGAGAGAATTTGCCGTTCCCTTCGTCTGTGGCGCCAGGAACCTCGGTGAAGCGGTAAGGAGGATATGGGAGGGCTCGGCAATGATTAGGACCAAGGGCGAGGCCGGAACCGGCAACATCGTCGAGGCAGTGAGACACGTCCGCCTAGTGGCAGAGGGCATAAGGCAGATTCAGGCCATGACGGACGAGCAGGTTTATGCCGTGGCTGAAAAGTTCGCCGAGCCCTACCTCAGGCTGTCCCTCAACGTCAAGGAGATAGCTGGCCTCCCGACCAAGGTTCTGGAAAACGAACCTGTCTACGGCCACCACACCTACCACGAGATCGTCGATGGCCTCTACAAGGTTCTCCTGGAGATAAAGAAGCTTGGAAGGTTGCCTGTTGTGAACTTCGCCGCCGGAGGAGTTGCAACCCCTCCTGACGCGGCCTTGATGATGCAGATGGGCATGGACGGCGTCTTCGTGGGCAGCGGCATCTTCAAGAGCTCCAATCCGGAAAAGATGGCCAGGGCTATAGTTGAGGCCGTTAACCACTGGGACGAACCCGATGTCTTGGCGGAGATAAGCAGGGAAATCGGCGAGCCAATGCGCGGCAGGGACATTGAAGAGCTGGAGGTTCGCCTTGAGGAGAGGGGCGTCTGA
- a CDS encoding TIGR00529 family membrane protein, giving the protein MPGETMELLYLIASFAVVIALIWLKINIGVSIFVGSIVLAFLFGMSPEDAAVTLYHSATSWETIRLVLIIAFIMGMTSVFSQIGYLKDMETAASNLFPKAKYSLAMLPALIGLMPMPAGALVSAPMIEPVAGKFEMKAEDKTLVNYWFRHIWEHSWPMYQAIVIASALVGTSIREMSTKMFPLTVLMALIGYVLLIRPLPDAGSGKGNVKTGLILLLKSTYPILVIILVSIVLGIDMVYGAFLGFLSALIPNLKRVSLKGVIAHALQLRIVFLLVAVMYFKYVLQATGAVETLPKAMISMNLPVVLVLMVTPFIVGLMTGISFAYVGMTFPLLLPFFTGFDMVALAYLSGYMGMLFSPVHLCFVFSAEYYGAELRRTYLRLLPPALLLFAGGVAYIALFL; this is encoded by the coding sequence ATGCCCGGTGAAACGATGGAACTGCTCTATCTCATCGCCTCCTTCGCGGTAGTAATAGCTCTCATCTGGCTTAAAATCAACATCGGTGTCTCAATATTTGTCGGCTCCATAGTGCTGGCCTTCCTGTTTGGAATGAGTCCTGAGGATGCCGCTGTGACCCTTTACCACTCCGCCACCTCGTGGGAGACGATAAGGCTGGTGCTCATAATAGCCTTTATCATGGGCATGACCTCAGTCTTCTCCCAGATAGGCTACCTGAAGGACATGGAAACTGCCGCGAGCAACCTCTTTCCCAAGGCCAAGTACTCTCTGGCCATGCTTCCCGCCCTCATCGGACTTATGCCGATGCCAGCTGGCGCACTGGTCTCGGCCCCCATGATAGAGCCGGTCGCCGGGAAGTTCGAGATGAAAGCTGAAGACAAAACCCTCGTCAACTACTGGTTCAGGCACATATGGGAGCACTCGTGGCCGATGTATCAGGCCATAGTCATCGCCTCGGCCCTCGTTGGAACCTCGATACGGGAGATGAGCACCAAGATGTTTCCTCTGACGGTTCTTATGGCGCTCATCGGGTACGTCCTCCTCATCCGCCCGCTTCCCGATGCCGGTTCCGGAAAAGGAAACGTCAAAACCGGCCTCATACTTCTCCTGAAGAGCACGTACCCCATACTGGTTATCATACTCGTTTCAATCGTTCTGGGCATCGACATGGTCTACGGTGCTTTTCTTGGCTTCCTCTCGGCTCTCATTCCTAACCTGAAGAGGGTGAGCCTGAAAGGGGTCATTGCTCATGCTCTCCAGCTCAGGATAGTCTTTCTCCTCGTTGCGGTGATGTATTTCAAATACGTGCTCCAGGCCACTGGAGCCGTTGAGACGCTCCCAAAAGCAATGATATCGATGAACCTGCCGGTGGTTCTCGTCCTCATGGTGACGCCCTTCATCGTCGGCCTTATGACGGGCATAAGCTTCGCCTACGTGGGTATGACCTTTCCGCTGTTGCTCCCCTTCTTTACGGGCTTTGACATGGTTGCTCTTGCTTACCTGAGCGGTTACATGGGAATGCTCTTCAGTCCCGTGCACCTCTGCTTTGTGTTCTCCGCCGAATACTACGGGGCCGAGCTCCGGAGGACCTACCTGCGGCTCCTCCCCCCAGCACTCCTCCTATTCGCCGGGGGCGTTGCCTATATTGCCCTCTTTCTCTGA
- the fdhF gene encoding formate dehydrogenase subunit alpha, which yields MFIGGSVSEPKTVVCPYCGFGCRLLVDPTTMRVKPYQGEPNRGKLCPKGLHATEFVLSGDRLKRPLKREGSKIRPISWGQAIEEIEGKLLEIRELYGPDAVAFIASSKVSNEENYLLQKIARLFGTNNIDNCARLCHEASVHALKMTLGAGAQTNPYEDLEGFNAILIWGYNPAETHPVVMDYILKARRKGAKIIVVDVRETRTMAFADYKLIIRPGTDIALANAVMNVIILDELYDEEFIKTRTAGFSKVRMAVRKYTPEYAEKVTGIPAETIREVARTFALAGSGAIMWGMGLTQHVSGVENVLAIIDLALLLGYIGEKGGLYPMRGQNNVQGAAYMGALSEFLPGYVPLTDERFRKRVAKIWGVEDLPTERGLYLTELWEAIEKGDVKALYIVGENPAVSEADFLGVRNALRKLDLLVVQDIFMTRTARYAHYILPASAFCEKEGSYMNSERRIQWSHKVCEPGGDSKPDWEILTMLGRALGLPGFDYSSVEEITAEYFRLFPSLEERSIEELKNGDGIFLPRKRLHTWEFSTPDGKARFIAVEQVQPWERPDYEYPFILTTIRLISHYNTGEMTLRSPSLVRLMGEPRVLINRSDAERLGIHDGDWVEIETRRGKIRMRAKLGGIPSGVVAVPFHFKANKITSPALNKAGTPELKFSACRVRKLERG from the coding sequence ATGTTTATCGGTGGTAGCGTGAGCGAGCCCAAGACGGTCGTGTGTCCCTACTGCGGCTTTGGCTGCAGGCTTCTCGTTGATCCCACGACGATGAGAGTCAAACCGTACCAAGGTGAACCCAACAGGGGCAAGCTCTGCCCCAAGGGTCTCCACGCGACGGAGTTCGTTCTTTCCGGGGACAGGCTCAAGCGTCCCCTTAAGCGCGAGGGCTCTAAGATAAGACCGATAAGCTGGGGGCAGGCCATCGAGGAGATAGAGGGTAAGCTCCTCGAAATCCGCGAGCTGTACGGTCCAGACGCTGTGGCGTTCATAGCCTCATCCAAGGTCAGCAACGAGGAGAACTACCTTTTGCAAAAGATCGCGAGGCTTTTCGGCACGAACAACATAGACAACTGCGCAAGGCTATGCCACGAGGCGAGCGTTCACGCTCTCAAGATGACCCTTGGAGCTGGGGCGCAGACCAACCCGTATGAAGACCTGGAGGGGTTTAATGCCATACTCATCTGGGGCTACAACCCTGCTGAAACCCATCCAGTTGTCATGGACTACATCCTGAAGGCCAGGAGGAAAGGTGCTAAAATAATCGTCGTCGACGTCAGGGAAACCAGAACGATGGCCTTCGCGGACTATAAGCTGATCATCCGTCCGGGGACCGACATAGCCCTCGCAAACGCGGTTATGAACGTCATAATCCTGGACGAGCTCTACGACGAGGAGTTCATAAAGACCAGAACCGCCGGCTTCTCCAAGGTAAGGATGGCTGTGAGAAAGTACACTCCGGAGTACGCGGAGAAGGTAACCGGAATTCCCGCCGAAACGATCAGAGAAGTTGCGAGAACCTTTGCCTTAGCCGGAAGCGGCGCGATAATGTGGGGGATGGGGCTTACCCAGCACGTTTCTGGCGTTGAGAACGTTTTAGCGATTATAGACCTTGCCCTGCTCCTCGGTTATATCGGCGAGAAGGGTGGTCTCTATCCAATGCGAGGCCAGAACAACGTTCAGGGAGCGGCATACATGGGAGCGCTGAGTGAATTTTTACCTGGCTACGTCCCGCTGACCGACGAGCGCTTTAGAAAGCGTGTGGCAAAGATATGGGGCGTGGAAGACCTCCCGACGGAGCGCGGGCTCTACCTCACGGAGCTCTGGGAGGCCATTGAGAAGGGCGATGTAAAGGCGCTCTACATAGTCGGGGAAAACCCTGCCGTCAGTGAAGCGGACTTCCTCGGGGTAAGAAACGCCCTCAGAAAGCTCGATCTCCTCGTCGTTCAGGACATCTTTATGACGCGCACAGCGAGATACGCCCACTACATTCTTCCTGCGAGTGCCTTCTGCGAGAAGGAAGGCTCGTACATGAACAGCGAGAGGAGAATTCAGTGGAGCCACAAGGTCTGCGAGCCGGGGGGTGATTCGAAGCCCGACTGGGAAATACTGACCATGCTCGGCAGGGCTCTCGGTCTGCCCGGTTTTGACTATTCAAGCGTTGAAGAGATCACCGCCGAGTACTTCCGCCTCTTCCCTTCGCTGGAGGAGAGGAGCATTGAGGAGCTCAAAAACGGCGACGGCATATTCCTTCCGAGGAAGAGGCTCCACACCTGGGAGTTCTCAACTCCAGACGGAAAGGCCAGGTTCATCGCTGTGGAACAGGTTCAACCGTGGGAGAGGCCGGACTACGAGTACCCCTTCATACTTACGACAATCAGGCTGATAAGCCACTACAACACAGGTGAAATGACCCTCAGGAGTCCCTCGCTCGTCAGACTGATGGGAGAGCCCAGGGTGCTGATAAACAGAAGCGACGCGGAGAGGCTTGGAATCCACGACGGCGACTGGGTTGAGATCGAGACTAGGCGCGGGAAGATTAGAATGAGGGCCAAGCTCGGCGGTATTCCCTCCGGAGTGGTTGCGGTTCCCTTCCACTTCAAGGCGAACAAAATAACGAGCCCTGCCCTGAACAAAGCCGGAACGCCGGAGCTCAAGTTCTCTGCGTGCAGGGTGAGGAAGCTCGAAAGAGGCTAA
- the pdxT gene encoding pyridoxal 5'-phosphate synthase glutaminase subunit PdxT: MVKVGVIGLQGDVSEHIEASKRALENLGVSGEVIWLRKQGQLEGISAIIIPGGESTTISRLMVKNGLLEPVRKLGEEGLPIMGTCAGLIMLSKEVIGATPEQRFLKLLDVRVNRNAYGRQVDSFEAPIKLAFSDEPFPGVFIRAPRIVKLLNDKVRPIAWLGDRVVGVEGDNIIGLEFHPELTSDTRVHEYFLKKAL, translated from the coding sequence ATGGTTAAGGTAGGCGTTATAGGCCTTCAGGGCGACGTCAGCGAGCACATCGAGGCAAGCAAGAGGGCTTTGGAGAACCTCGGGGTTTCCGGCGAGGTCATCTGGCTCAGGAAGCAGGGGCAGCTGGAGGGAATCTCCGCAATCATAATCCCCGGCGGTGAGAGCACGACCATCTCAAGGCTCATGGTGAAGAACGGTCTCCTTGAGCCCGTGAGGAAGCTCGGCGAGGAAGGTTTGCCGATAATGGGAACCTGCGCAGGTTTGATAATGCTCTCGAAGGAGGTAATCGGTGCCACTCCGGAGCAGAGGTTCCTCAAGCTTCTCGACGTTCGCGTTAATAGAAACGCCTACGGCAGGCAGGTGGACAGCTTCGAGGCTCCAATAAAGCTGGCCTTCAGCGACGAGCCGTTCCCAGGGGTTTTCATTCGCGCGCCCCGCATAGTCAAACTCCTGAACGATAAAGTCCGGCCGATAGCTTGGCTCGGCGATAGGGTTGTTGGCGTCGAGGGGGACAACATCATCGGCCTTGAGTTTCACCCGGAGCTGACCTCTGATACCAGAGTTCATGAATACTTCCTGAAGAAGGCCCTCTAA
- a CDS encoding type II toxin-antitoxin system PemK/MazF family toxin, producing the protein MPRSSLKFNQGDIVLLKLPFTDYLGSKLRPVLVVSSDELNSISNDLVVLKITSKSHFKEFQVELTQDDLLSGRLKKKSFIDCSSVFTVEKSLVIKRIAKLTPQKPQEVKNILKRTFGID; encoded by the coding sequence ATGCCGAGGAGCTCTTTGAAATTTAACCAGGGCGATATAGTTCTTCTGAAGCTTCCTTTCACCGACTATCTTGGAAGCAAACTCCGGCCGGTTTTAGTGGTGAGTTCCGACGAGCTGAACTCCATAAGTAATGACCTTGTGGTGCTGAAGATCACGAGCAAATCCCATTTCAAGGAGTTCCAGGTTGAGCTAACTCAGGACGACCTTCTGAGTGGAAGGTTAAAGAAGAAAAGCTTTATCGACTGCTCCTCAGTTTTCACCGTGGAGAAGTCTCTTGTAATCAAAAGAATAGCCAAGTTAACGCCCCAAAAGCCCCAGGAAGTTAAAAATATCCTCAAAAGGACTTTTGGCATTGATTAA
- the nadA gene encoding quinolinate synthase NadA: MKMEELVREIERLKEERNAIIMAHNYQLPEIQDIADFLGDSLELARNAVKVDADVIVFAGVDFMAETAKILNPEKTVLLPAKRATCAMANMLKVEHILRAKEKYPDAPVVLYVNTTAETKAYADVTVTSANAAKIVAKLDSDVIIFGPDKNLANYVAKQTGKKVIPVPEYGHCYVHRKFTIEDVERARKLYPNARLMVHPECEPEVQERADIIVSTGGMIRRANEWNEWVVFTEREMVYRLQKLYPDIRFHPAKEDAVCIGMKAITLNHIYESLRDMKYEVEVPEEIARKARRAIEKMLEMS; encoded by the coding sequence ATGAAGATGGAGGAGCTCGTGCGGGAGATTGAACGCCTGAAGGAGGAGCGCAACGCTATAATCATGGCCCACAACTACCAGCTGCCTGAAATCCAGGATATAGCTGACTTTCTCGGCGACAGCCTTGAGCTAGCAAGGAATGCCGTAAAGGTTGATGCAGACGTCATAGTCTTCGCAGGAGTGGACTTCATGGCAGAAACTGCCAAAATCCTGAATCCTGAGAAGACGGTTCTCTTACCGGCTAAGAGGGCCACCTGTGCGATGGCCAACATGCTGAAGGTCGAGCACATCCTCAGGGCCAAGGAGAAGTATCCTGATGCTCCGGTGGTTCTTTACGTGAACACCACCGCCGAGACCAAGGCCTACGCCGATGTCACAGTCACCTCGGCCAATGCCGCCAAGATAGTGGCCAAGCTCGACTCCGACGTCATCATCTTCGGGCCTGATAAGAACCTGGCAAACTACGTCGCTAAACAGACCGGCAAGAAGGTCATCCCCGTGCCGGAGTACGGCCACTGCTACGTTCACAGGAAGTTCACCATCGAAGACGTGGAACGCGCGAGGAAGCTCTATCCAAACGCCAGGCTGATGGTTCACCCCGAGTGCGAACCGGAGGTACAGGAAAGGGCCGACATAATAGTCTCCACCGGCGGGATGATAAGGCGCGCAAATGAGTGGAACGAGTGGGTCGTCTTCACGGAGAGGGAAATGGTCTACCGCCTTCAGAAGCTCTATCCTGATATCAGGTTCCACCCGGCTAAGGAAGATGCGGTCTGCATCGGCATGAAGGCCATAACGCTCAACCACATATATGAGTCGCTCAGGGACATGAAGTACGAGGTTGAAGTGCCGGAGGAGATAGCCCGAAAGGCAAGGAGGGCCATAGAGAAAATGCTTGAGATGAGCTGA
- a CDS encoding antitoxin family protein, which produces MSKVIVAVYRGDVIIPLEKLNIPQGAKLLIRIEKIEEKDALKEIGYLKLLREGEDAEELFEI; this is translated from the coding sequence ATGTCCAAAGTGATAGTTGCCGTGTATAGAGGGGATGTTATAATTCCCCTCGAAAAGCTCAACATCCCCCAGGGCGCGAAGCTCCTGATAAGGATAGAGAAGATTGAAGAGAAAGACGCCCTCAAGGAGATTGGATATCTAAAGCTCCTCAGGGAGGGAGAGGATGCCGAGGAGCTCTTTGAAATTTAA
- a CDS encoding L-aspartate oxidase, with the protein MRVGIIGSGAAGLTAAIALARRGFDVTVIGKGFKNTNSYLAQAGIAFPILDGDSPKAHVLDTIRAGKYLNDEEVVWSVISKASGAYDFLTSIGIEFETNETEGGHSFPRVFTIRNETGKHMMKVLHMAAKEAGVHFVEGFAEELAVRERKAYGVFLEGELMKFDVTVIATGGFASLFRYTAGSPLNLGTLIGDAVMKGAPTRDLEFVQFHPTGYIGKSGVFLVSEAVRGAGAKLVTEDGERFVNELSTRDIVARAIYRQMLAGKRVYLDATSIEDFKKSFPQIYAFLVKDGIDPSKDLIPVSPIAHYTIGGIAVDLWYKTVIKNLYAVGEAMSNGFHGANRLASNSLLECIVSGLEVARTIARDRPRRGEVKEPAYHGYELGDVESLRQLLWEKAGIVRSAKTLKEGLRELERIEADPRLKLLARGVLECALAREESRGAHYREDFPATRKSFERPSFFDGKCRL; encoded by the coding sequence TTGAGGGTTGGAATCATCGGAAGCGGAGCCGCAGGCTTGACGGCAGCCATAGCCCTTGCGAGACGGGGCTTTGATGTCACTGTCATCGGAAAGGGGTTCAAAAACACTAACTCATACCTCGCCCAGGCGGGGATAGCCTTTCCAATCCTCGACGGTGATTCCCCTAAAGCCCACGTTCTAGACACTATCAGGGCAGGCAAGTACCTCAACGATGAAGAGGTTGTGTGGAGCGTAATCTCAAAGGCAAGCGGGGCCTACGACTTTTTGACTTCAATAGGCATCGAGTTCGAGACCAATGAGACCGAGGGCGGTCACTCCTTTCCCAGGGTCTTCACGATAAGGAACGAGACCGGAAAGCACATGATGAAGGTTCTCCACATGGCTGCTAAAGAGGCGGGAGTGCACTTCGTTGAGGGCTTCGCTGAAGAGCTCGCCGTGAGGGAGAGGAAGGCCTACGGCGTCTTTCTCGAAGGGGAGCTCATGAAGTTCGACGTGACTGTAATAGCGACGGGGGGCTTTGCGTCGCTCTTCCGGTACACCGCGGGCTCTCCTCTCAACCTCGGCACCCTCATAGGCGATGCCGTGATGAAAGGCGCCCCCACTCGCGATTTGGAGTTCGTCCAGTTCCACCCAACCGGCTACATCGGGAAAAGCGGCGTTTTCCTCGTCAGCGAGGCCGTCCGCGGGGCAGGGGCTAAGCTGGTGACTGAAGACGGGGAGCGCTTCGTTAACGAGCTCTCTACAAGGGACATCGTCGCGAGGGCGATATACAGGCAGATGCTCGCTGGGAAGAGGGTCTACCTCGACGCCACCTCGATAGAGGACTTCAAGAAAAGCTTCCCCCAGATATACGCTTTTCTGGTCAAGGACGGCATCGACCCGTCGAAGGACTTGATTCCCGTCTCGCCAATAGCGCACTACACGATAGGAGGGATAGCTGTTGACCTCTGGTACAAAACCGTTATCAAAAACCTCTACGCGGTAGGTGAAGCCATGAGCAACGGCTTCCACGGGGCGAACAGACTGGCCAGCAACTCGCTCCTTGAGTGCATCGTGAGCGGTCTTGAGGTTGCGAGAACCATAGCTAGGGACAGGCCGAGGCGGGGAGAAGTCAAGGAGCCGGCATATCACGGCTACGAGCTTGGAGACGTTGAGTCTCTAAGGCAACTTCTCTGGGAGAAAGCTGGAATCGTCAGGAGCGCGAAGACCCTTAAGGAAGGCCTCAGGGAGCTTGAGAGAATCGAGGCAGACCCGAGACTAAAGCTACTCGCGAGAGGGGTTCTCGAATGTGCCCTCGCGAGGGAAGAGAGCAGGGGGGCCCACTACCGTGAGGACTTTCCAGCTACGAGAAAATCCTTCGAGAGGCCGAGCTTCTTCGACGGAAAGTGCAGGCTCTAA
- a CDS encoding spherulation-specific family 4 protein produces the protein MPLYVYPGCSWDSIISLKAQYPVNIVVIANPASGPGSQRDPVYADYIQKMRDAGISVLGYVWTNYGKRDSSIIEDEIDNWASWYNISGIFFDGVNVSAGTEGYYSGLVNYVKGKSQSYLVVGNPGGYDPSTLADYTSIFDVLVIYDSPSYPSSWPSGADPSKLGALVYGVPSFDETTFKDLASKAYYVYVTDDGGDNPWDSLSRYVADEAAALAGVPKVNYVLKVSSHSTTGYSVIERYPSYNVSGGVYNVSWDVLLRNWDSSGAGVQLMYLILDQGGSTVEVHFEWAYYGNGTALYACYGWASCADTDFNVTSS, from the coding sequence ATGCCCCTATACGTTTATCCGGGCTGTTCATGGGACTCCATCATCAGCCTTAAGGCCCAGTACCCCGTGAACATCGTGGTTATAGCCAACCCTGCCAGCGGTCCGGGTTCCCAAAGGGATCCCGTTTACGCCGATTACATACAGAAGATGCGCGATGCGGGGATATCGGTTCTCGGCTACGTGTGGACCAACTACGGGAAGCGCGACTCCTCAATAATCGAGGACGAGATAGACAACTGGGCCTCCTGGTACAACATCAGCGGGATATTCTTCGATGGCGTGAACGTCTCGGCCGGTACTGAGGGGTACTACTCCGGCCTCGTGAACTACGTGAAGGGCAAGTCCCAGTCGTACCTCGTAGTTGGAAACCCCGGCGGCTACGATCCATCTACCCTCGCGGATTACACCTCGATCTTCGACGTCCTCGTGATATACGACAGCCCCAGCTACCCCTCCTCTTGGCCAAGCGGCGCCGATCCCTCGAAGCTGGGTGCTCTCGTGTACGGGGTGCCTTCCTTCGATGAGACCACCTTCAAGGATCTGGCATCTAAGGCGTACTACGTGTACGTGACGGACGATGGAGGCGACAACCCGTGGGACAGCCTCTCCCGCTACGTGGCGGACGAGGCGGCCGCTCTGGCGGGGGTTCCCAAGGTGAACTACGTCCTTAAGGTCAGCTCCCATAGCACCACGGGGTATTCCGTGATCGAGCGCTACCCCAGCTACAACGTTTCTGGAGGTGTATACAACGTCAGCTGGGACGTTCTCTTGAGGAACTGGGACTCCTCCGGCGCTGGAGTGCAGCTGATGTACCTCATTCTTGACCAGGGTGGGAGCACCGTTGAGGTTCACTTCGAGTGGGCTTACTACGGAAACGGGACCGCTCTCTACGCCTGCTACGGATGGGCAAGCTGTGCTGACACTGATTTCAACGTCACCTCCTCCTGA
- the nadC gene encoding carboxylating nicotinate-nucleotide diphosphorylase: MISLSYLLRFLEEDSPFGDVTSEAIIPEGTKAKAVIIAKQNGVIAGVEEAKALFEHFGVEVEVRKRDGEEVKKGDIILELTGDARAILLVERTALNVMGRMSGIATEVRRLVDRVRAVNLKVCIAGTRKTLLKPLDKRAILIGGGEMHRFSLSDAVLIKDNHLALVPLEEAIRRAKGFSVYKVVEVEVESLEDAIKAAKAGADVVMLDNMSPTEIAETIEALKREGLRERVKIEVSGGITPENIEEYAELDIDVISLGYLTHSVRNFDVSLEIIGKA; the protein is encoded by the coding sequence ATGATTTCTCTTTCCTATCTGCTCAGGTTCCTTGAGGAGGATTCGCCCTTCGGCGACGTCACGAGTGAAGCTATAATTCCTGAAGGAACGAAGGCCAAAGCAGTAATCATTGCGAAGCAAAATGGCGTTATAGCGGGAGTCGAGGAAGCGAAGGCTCTCTTTGAGCACTTCGGGGTTGAAGTTGAGGTCAGGAAGAGGGACGGCGAAGAAGTGAAGAAGGGTGACATCATACTCGAGCTGACCGGTGATGCGCGCGCGATACTCCTCGTCGAGAGGACGGCTTTGAATGTCATGGGCAGGATGAGTGGCATCGCCACCGAGGTCAGAAGGCTGGTCGATAGGGTTAGGGCCGTCAACCTGAAGGTTTGCATTGCAGGAACCAGAAAGACTCTCCTCAAGCCGCTGGATAAGAGGGCGATACTCATAGGCGGCGGGGAAATGCATCGCTTCTCGCTGAGCGACGCGGTACTCATAAAGGACAACCATCTCGCTCTGGTTCCTCTGGAAGAGGCCATAAGGCGTGCCAAAGGGTTCAGCGTTTACAAGGTCGTCGAAGTGGAAGTCGAGAGCCTTGAGGATGCCATTAAAGCGGCAAAAGCCGGGGCGGACGTGGTGATGCTCGACAACATGAGTCCGACCGAGATAGCCGAGACGATAGAGGCTCTAAAGCGCGAAGGGCTCAGGGAGAGGGTTAAAATCGAGGTCTCCGGTGGGATAACGCCCGAGAACATCGAGGAGTACGCGGAACTCGACATCGACGTCATAAGCCTCGGCTATCTCACGCACTCGGTCAGGAACTTCGACGTCAGCCTTGAGATAATTGGAAAGGCCTGA